In Providencia zhijiangensis, a single window of DNA contains:
- a CDS encoding TSUP family transporter has protein sequence MDWLTAVAPEVYALLFFVALLAGFIDSIAGGGGLLTIPALLSVGITPVETLATNKLQAIGGSFSATLYFARRKAINLREQIFPVIMTMIGAMLGAILIQSIDTAFLKQLLPVMVICVGLYFLLTPSLGVQDRPQRVSMPIFGVAAGMGIGFYDGAFGPGTGSFLALAYVLLLGYNLAKATAHAKLLNFASNFGSLIFFIIGGHVLWVLGFVMLAGQMVGARLGARLVLTKGQKLIRPMIVVISLLMSIKLLNDSHGDDIKAWFLTLF, from the coding sequence ATGGATTGGCTTACCGCCGTTGCGCCTGAAGTCTACGCTCTGCTGTTTTTTGTCGCTCTACTTGCCGGTTTTATTGACTCTATCGCAGGGGGCGGTGGTTTACTGACTATTCCTGCGCTGCTTTCTGTGGGGATCACTCCCGTGGAAACCTTGGCGACCAATAAATTACAAGCTATCGGTGGCTCATTCTCCGCCACACTCTATTTTGCACGGCGTAAAGCCATTAATTTGCGAGAGCAAATCTTCCCCGTGATCATGACGATGATTGGGGCAATGCTCGGGGCGATTTTAATCCAATCCATTGATACCGCTTTTTTAAAGCAGTTGCTGCCAGTGATGGTCATCTGCGTCGGGCTCTATTTCTTACTCACGCCATCTTTGGGTGTGCAAGATAGGCCTCAGCGCGTTAGTATGCCAATTTTTGGGGTTGCTGCGGGGATGGGAATTGGTTTTTATGATGGCGCATTTGGCCCAGGAACTGGCTCTTTTTTAGCGCTCGCTTATGTCCTGTTATTAGGGTATAACCTCGCCAAAGCCACCGCACATGCAAAATTGTTAAATTTCGCCTCCAATTTTGGATCTTTGATCTTTTTTATTATCGGAGGTCATGTTCTTTGGGTGCTCGGGTTTGTTATGCTTGCCGGCCAAATGGTTGGAGCGAGACTTGGCGCTCGCTTAGTGTTAACCAAAGGACAAAAACTTATCAGGCCGATGATCGTCGTGATTTCACTCTTAATGAGTATTAAGCTGTTAAATGACAGCCACGGTGATGATATTAAAGCTTGGTTTCTCACATTATTTTAA
- the aroC gene encoding chorismate synthase, which translates to MAGNSIGQLFRVTTFGESHGLALGCIVDGVPPGLALTEADLQIDLDRRRPGTSRYTTARREPDQVKILSGVFNGVTTGTSIGLLIENTDQRSQDYGAIKDVFRPGHADYTYEQKYGLRDYRGGGRSSARETAMRVAAGAIAKKYLQEKFGIQIRACLTQMGSVECEIKDWSIVEENPFFCPDPSKLDALDELLRGLKKEGDSIGAKVTVVAENVPAGLGEPVFDRLDADIAHALMSINAVKGVEIGDGFGVVSLKGSENRDEITRHGFTSNHAGGILGGISSSQPIIAHIAMKPTSSITVSGKTLNRDGEEVEMITKGRHDPCVGIRAVPIAEAMMAIVLMDHFLRHRGQCADVVPAVAPFE; encoded by the coding sequence ATGGCTGGAAATTCAATTGGGCAACTGTTTCGTGTGACCACCTTTGGAGAGTCACACGGGCTAGCATTAGGCTGCATCGTTGACGGTGTTCCACCGGGACTCGCACTGACAGAAGCAGATTTACAAATCGACTTAGATCGCCGTCGTCCGGGCACATCGCGCTATACTACGGCGCGTCGTGAACCCGACCAAGTGAAAATTCTATCGGGAGTTTTCAACGGAGTGACGACAGGCACCAGTATCGGTCTATTAATTGAAAATACCGATCAGCGTTCCCAAGACTATGGTGCGATTAAAGACGTGTTCCGTCCAGGGCACGCCGATTACACGTATGAACAGAAATATGGCCTGCGCGATTATCGCGGTGGCGGGCGTTCATCCGCCCGTGAAACAGCGATGCGTGTTGCTGCGGGTGCGATTGCAAAGAAATACCTGCAAGAAAAATTTGGAATTCAAATTCGTGCATGTCTGACCCAAATGGGCAGCGTAGAGTGTGAAATTAAAGATTGGTCGATTGTCGAAGAAAACCCATTCTTCTGCCCTGATCCGAGCAAATTGGATGCCCTTGATGAGCTGCTACGTGGCTTGAAAAAAGAGGGGGACTCCATCGGTGCGAAAGTCACCGTTGTAGCTGAAAATGTCCCAGCGGGTTTAGGTGAGCCAGTCTTTGACCGCTTAGATGCCGACATCGCCCATGCACTGATGAGTATTAATGCGGTAAAAGGCGTAGAAATTGGCGATGGTTTTGGTGTGGTGAGCTTAAAAGGCAGTGAAAACCGTGATGAAATCACTCGCCACGGTTTTACGTCTAACCACGCAGGTGGAATTTTAGGGGGCATTAGCAGTAGCCAGCCAATTATTGCCCATATCGCCATGAAACCGACCTCTAGCATTACCGTTTCAGGGAAAACCTTGAATCGTGATGGTGAAGAAGTTGAGATGATCACCAAAGGTCGCCATGACCCTTGTGTGGGTATTCGCGCGGTGCCTATCGCGGAAGCGATGATGGCAATTGTGCTGATGGATCACTTCTTGCGTCATCGCGGGCAGTGTGCGGATGTTGTGCCAGCAGTGGCGCCATTCGAATAA
- the prmB gene encoding 50S ribosomal protein L3 N(5)-glutamine methyltransferase, whose protein sequence is MEKIFVDEAVAELHTIQDILRWTMSRFNAANIYYGHGTDNPWDEALQLVLPSLYLPLDLPDELLTSRLTPTERHRIIERVLRRINDRIPVAYLTNSSWFCGHEFYVDERVLIPRSPIGELINNHFVGLLSDEPQTILDLCTGSGCIAIACAHEFPEAEVDAVDISTDVLAVTEQNIANHGLEHRVIPIRSDLFRDMPDVKYDLIVTNPPYVDAEDMDDLPQEFRVEPELALAAGSDGLKLVRRILANAPRFLTEEGILVCEVGNSMVHLIEQYPDIPFIWLDFEFGGDGVFMLTREQLVEHHEHFALYID, encoded by the coding sequence TTGGAAAAGATCTTCGTTGATGAAGCCGTCGCAGAACTTCATACCATTCAAGACATTTTACGTTGGACCATGAGCCGCTTTAATGCTGCCAATATCTATTATGGTCACGGCACCGATAACCCATGGGATGAAGCTTTACAGTTAGTGTTGCCAAGCCTGTATTTACCGCTGGATTTACCGGATGAGCTACTAACTTCGCGTCTGACTCCAACGGAGCGCCACCGCATTATTGAGCGTGTATTACGTCGTATCAATGACCGCATTCCAGTTGCCTATCTGACTAACAGCTCGTGGTTCTGTGGACATGAATTCTATGTGGATGAGCGCGTGTTGATCCCACGCTCGCCAATTGGTGAGCTGATTAACAACCATTTTGTGGGCTTATTATCTGATGAACCACAAACCATCCTCGACCTGTGCACGGGAAGTGGCTGCATTGCGATTGCCTGCGCCCATGAATTCCCTGAAGCGGAAGTCGATGCAGTTGATATCTCTACGGATGTATTGGCTGTGACGGAGCAAAACATTGCGAATCACGGTTTAGAGCACCGCGTGATCCCAATTCGTTCTGACCTATTCCGTGATATGCCAGACGTTAAATATGACCTGATCGTTACCAATCCACCGTATGTGGATGCAGAAGATATGGATGATCTGCCGCAAGAATTCCGTGTCGAGCCTGAGCTGGCGCTGGCAGCCGGTAGCGATGGTCTGAAACTGGTTCGCCGCATTCTCGCTAATGCTCCACGCTTCTTAACCGAAGAGGGAATTTTAGTGTGCGAAGTGGGTAACAGCATGGTGCATCTGATTGAGCAATATCCAGATATTCCATTTATCTGGTTAGATTTCGAATTTGGTGGTGATGGTGTGTTTATGTTAACCCGCGAACAGTTGGTTGAACATCACGAGCACTTTGCTCTTTATATTGATTAA
- a CDS encoding amino acid permease has translation MQSTSQLARGLSARHIRFMALGSAIGTGLFYGSAKAIETAGPAVLLAYIIGGAAVFMVMRALGEMAVRSPLAGSFSQYASHYLGPRAGFFTGWTYVFEMLIVCLADVTAFGVYMKLWFPDVAQWIWVLSIICFIGAINLCHVKTFGEMEFWLSIVKVGAIVAMIVGGAAIMMFGFGQAAEHAVGVSNLFDHGGFMPNGIGGVIASFAVVMFAFGGIEVIGITASEAKNPEVTIPKAINAVPVRILLFYVLTLFVLMCIYPWNQIGQNGSPFVQIFDSLGISAAANILNVVVITAAISAINSDIFGAGRMMYGMAHEGQAPKSFTKLTKNGVPWMTVLVMVLVLFIGVVLNYVIPEDVFLVIASIATFATIWVWLMILLAQFAMRRKMTPEQVQQLKFPVPMWPVAPILAIAFMVFIFGVLGYFESTRIALYVGIGWLLLLTIAYAVWVKKPEKPTDEVEELA, from the coding sequence ATGCAAAGCACATCACAACTTGCGCGTGGGCTTTCTGCGCGCCACATCCGATTTATGGCCCTCGGTTCAGCAATAGGAACGGGGTTATTCTATGGTTCAGCCAAAGCTATTGAGACTGCCGGCCCGGCCGTTTTACTGGCTTATATTATTGGGGGCGCCGCTGTTTTTATGGTGATGCGCGCGCTCGGTGAAATGGCGGTTCGCAGCCCATTGGCAGGGTCATTCTCCCAATATGCTAGCCACTATTTAGGTCCGCGAGCGGGTTTTTTCACCGGCTGGACATATGTTTTTGAAATGCTAATTGTCTGCTTGGCTGATGTCACGGCATTTGGGGTCTATATGAAATTATGGTTCCCTGATGTGGCTCAGTGGATTTGGGTGCTCAGTATTATTTGCTTTATCGGTGCCATTAACCTGTGCCACGTAAAAACATTCGGTGAAATGGAATTTTGGTTGTCGATAGTGAAAGTGGGGGCGATTGTCGCCATGATCGTCGGCGGTGCGGCCATTATGATGTTTGGTTTCGGTCAAGCTGCTGAACATGCGGTTGGGGTATCAAACCTATTTGACCATGGCGGGTTTATGCCAAATGGCATAGGAGGGGTGATCGCGTCATTTGCGGTAGTGATGTTTGCCTTTGGTGGAATTGAAGTCATCGGGATCACGGCGAGCGAAGCCAAAAACCCAGAAGTGACTATTCCAAAAGCCATTAATGCGGTGCCTGTACGTATCTTACTGTTCTACGTATTAACGCTGTTTGTATTGATGTGCATTTACCCGTGGAACCAAATTGGTCAAAATGGCAGCCCATTTGTGCAGATTTTTGATAGTTTAGGCATTTCAGCTGCGGCGAATATCTTGAACGTGGTGGTGATCACCGCCGCCATTTCGGCAATTAACAGTGACATTTTTGGTGCAGGTCGCATGATGTATGGCATGGCTCATGAAGGGCAGGCGCCTAAATCATTCACTAAGTTAACCAAAAATGGGGTGCCATGGATGACCGTCTTAGTCATGGTGCTGGTGCTGTTTATTGGTGTGGTACTGAACTATGTGATCCCCGAAGATGTGTTCTTAGTGATCGCCTCGATTGCTACGTTTGCCACGATTTGGGTCTGGTTAATGATTTTACTGGCGCAATTTGCGATGCGCCGTAAGATGACGCCAGAGCAAGTTCAACAATTGAAATTCCCAGTTCCGATGTGGCCAGTTGCCCCTATCCTTGCAATTGCTTTTATGGTGTTTATTTTCGGTGTATTAGGTTATTTCGAAAGTACCCGAATTGCGCTGTATGTGGGTATCGGTTGGTTGTTGTTACTCACCATTGCTTATGCGGTATGGGTAAAAAAACCGGAAAAACCTACGGATGAAGTCGAAGAATTAGCGTAA
- the hutH gene encoding histidine ammonia-lyase yields MTKLTIHPGKMTLDELRVVFQKPVTVALDKHAHSVIEKSVATVNQIIAEDKTAYGINTGFGLLANTRIASKDLQSLQRSIVMSHAAGVGEPLDDDLVRLIMVLKINSLARGFSGIRLEVIEALIALVNAQVYPYIPAKGSVGASGDLAPLAHMSLILIGEGQARFEGQWLPAKKALEKAGLKPLTLEAKEGLALLNGTQTSTAFALKGLFAAENLLLSGIVCGALSVEATLGSRKPFDARVQEVRGQKGQIDVAALFRDVLSPSSELSQSHANCSKVQDPYSLRCQPQVMGACLTQIRQAAEVILIESNAVSDNPLVFTDNGDIISGGNFHAEPVAMASDNIALALAEIGALSERRIAMLMDTHMSQLPPFLVNNGGVNSGFMIAQVTAAALASENKALAHPSSVDSLPTSANQEDHVSMAPAAGRRLWEMAKNVTGILAIEWLSACQGMDFRDGLKSSEKLEKARKTLRDKVAYYDKDRYFAPDIEAAISLIDQHKLATLFAANSVFHS; encoded by the coding sequence ATGACTAAATTAACTATCCATCCAGGGAAAATGACACTCGACGAATTACGCGTTGTCTTCCAAAAGCCAGTGACTGTTGCGTTAGATAAACATGCCCACAGTGTTATCGAAAAAAGCGTTGCGACCGTAAATCAAATCATTGCGGAAGATAAAACCGCATATGGGATCAATACTGGGTTTGGTTTACTCGCTAACACCCGTATTGCTAGCAAAGATCTGCAATCTTTACAGCGCTCGATTGTGATGTCCCATGCGGCTGGTGTTGGTGAGCCACTGGACGATGATCTGGTTCGCTTGATTATGGTATTAAAAATCAACAGCCTTGCGCGCGGTTTTTCAGGTATTCGCTTGGAAGTGATTGAAGCGCTGATTGCACTGGTTAACGCTCAAGTCTATCCGTATATTCCTGCAAAAGGGTCAGTGGGCGCATCTGGTGACTTAGCACCGCTTGCGCATATGAGCTTGATTTTGATTGGTGAAGGGCAAGCGCGCTTTGAAGGCCAATGGCTACCTGCGAAAAAAGCGTTAGAAAAAGCGGGTTTGAAACCATTAACGTTGGAAGCTAAAGAAGGCTTAGCTCTCCTGAACGGCACTCAAACCTCGACAGCGTTTGCGTTAAAAGGCTTGTTTGCGGCGGAAAATCTGCTGTTATCCGGCATTGTTTGTGGGGCGCTAAGTGTCGAAGCCACATTGGGTTCACGTAAGCCATTTGATGCGCGTGTCCAAGAAGTTCGCGGTCAAAAAGGCCAAATCGATGTGGCGGCGTTATTCCGTGATGTATTATCACCAAGCAGCGAATTGTCCCAATCTCATGCAAATTGCTCGAAAGTTCAAGACCCATATTCATTACGCTGTCAGCCTCAAGTGATGGGTGCCTGCTTAACGCAAATCCGTCAAGCGGCAGAAGTGATTTTAATTGAATCTAATGCGGTATCCGATAACCCGCTGGTGTTTACTGATAATGGTGACATTATTTCTGGCGGTAACTTCCATGCGGAGCCAGTTGCCATGGCGTCGGACAATATCGCGCTGGCATTAGCCGAAATTGGTGCATTATCAGAGCGCCGTATTGCGATGTTGATGGACACGCACATGTCCCAATTACCGCCATTCTTAGTTAACAATGGTGGCGTAAACTCCGGCTTTATGATTGCACAGGTGACGGCAGCCGCATTAGCCAGTGAAAACAAAGCATTAGCGCATCCATCTAGTGTGGATAGCTTACCAACATCCGCCAACCAAGAAGACCACGTTTCCATGGCACCAGCAGCAGGTCGCCGTTTATGGGAAATGGCGAAAAACGTGACAGGCATTTTAGCCATTGAATGGTTATCTGCATGTCAAGGAATGGATTTCCGCGATGGCTTGAAATCGAGCGAAAAACTGGAAAAAGCCCGTAAAACTCTGCGTGATAAAGTGGCGTATTACGATAAAGACCGTTATTTCGCACCGGATATCGAGGCGGCTATCTCGCTGATTGATCAACATAAACTTGCCACGTTGTTTGCAGCAAACTCGGTTTTTCATTCATAA
- the hutU gene encoding urocanate hydratase, whose amino-acid sequence MTKLNNKYRNIEIRAPRGTTLTAKSWLTEAPLRMLMNNLDPDVAENPHELVVYGGIGRAARNWQCYDQIIESLKQLDSDETLLVQSGKPVGVFKTHENAPRVLIANSNLVPHWANWEHFNELDAKGLAMYGQMTAGSWIYIGSQGIVQGTYETFVEAGRQHYNGDLTGRWVLTAGLGGMGGAQPLAATLAGACSLNIECQQSRIDFRLRTRYVDEQATDLDDALARIKKYTSEGKAVSIALCANAAEVLPEMVRRGIKPDMVTDQTSAHDPLNGYLPIGMSWDEYREKSVKDPQGTALAAKKSMAEHVKAMLAFQAQGIPTFDYGNNIRQMALEMGVEHAFDFPGFVPAYIRPLFCRGVGPFRWVALSGDPEDIYKTDAKVKELLPDDKHLHRWLDMARERISFQGLPARICWVGLGDRAKLGLAFNEMVRSGEVSAPIVIGRDHLDSGSVASPNRETEAMKDGSDAVSDWPLLNALLNTASGATWVSLHHGGGVGMGFSQHSGVVIVCDGTDAAAERIARVLHNDPATGVMRHADAGYDIAIECAKEKNLNLPMLKTR is encoded by the coding sequence GTGACAAAGTTAAATAACAAATATCGTAATATTGAAATTCGAGCACCTCGTGGAACGACCTTAACAGCTAAAAGTTGGCTGACAGAAGCGCCACTGCGCATGTTGATGAACAACCTCGACCCTGACGTAGCAGAAAATCCCCATGAACTTGTGGTTTATGGTGGCATTGGTCGCGCAGCCCGTAACTGGCAATGTTATGACCAAATTATTGAATCCCTGAAACAGCTAGATAGCGACGAAACCCTGCTGGTGCAATCAGGAAAACCTGTCGGTGTATTCAAAACCCACGAAAACGCACCCCGCGTATTAATCGCTAACTCCAACCTTGTGCCACATTGGGCGAATTGGGAGCATTTCAACGAATTGGATGCTAAAGGCTTAGCTATGTACGGTCAAATGACGGCAGGAAGCTGGATTTACATCGGTAGCCAAGGGATTGTTCAAGGCACCTATGAAACTTTCGTTGAAGCGGGTCGCCAACATTACAATGGCGATCTCACTGGGCGTTGGGTATTAACCGCCGGTCTAGGTGGAATGGGGGGCGCACAGCCATTAGCAGCAACGTTAGCGGGCGCTTGTTCATTAAATATTGAGTGCCAGCAAAGCCGCATCGATTTCCGCTTAAGAACTCGCTATGTGGATGAACAAGCCACCGATCTGGATGACGCATTAGCGCGCATCAAAAAGTACACATCAGAAGGCAAAGCTGTTTCTATCGCACTGTGTGCTAACGCGGCTGAAGTGTTACCTGAAATGGTTCGTCGCGGCATTAAGCCAGACATGGTTACCGACCAAACCAGTGCCCACGACCCGCTCAATGGCTATCTGCCAATTGGTATGAGTTGGGATGAATATCGTGAAAAGAGCGTGAAAGACCCACAAGGCACTGCATTGGCAGCGAAAAAATCCATGGCGGAACATGTAAAAGCAATGCTGGCTTTCCAAGCCCAAGGCATTCCTACGTTCGATTACGGTAACAATATTCGTCAAATGGCATTGGAAATGGGTGTTGAACATGCGTTTGATTTCCCTGGATTTGTTCCAGCCTATATTCGCCCACTATTTTGCCGCGGTGTTGGCCCATTCCGTTGGGTGGCGTTATCTGGGGATCCAGAAGATATCTATAAAACGGATGCCAAAGTGAAAGAATTACTGCCAGACGATAAGCATCTGCATCGTTGGCTAGACATGGCGCGTGAACGTATTAGTTTCCAAGGCTTACCAGCACGTATTTGCTGGGTTGGTTTGGGAGATCGCGCCAAATTAGGTTTAGCGTTCAATGAAATGGTCAGAAGTGGCGAAGTTTCTGCACCGATTGTGATTGGTCGTGACCATTTAGATTCAGGCTCGGTAGCGAGTCCAAACCGTGAAACTGAAGCGATGAAAGATGGCTCGGATGCGGTGTCTGATTGGCCGTTACTCAACGCGCTATTAAATACGGCGAGCGGGGCAACGTGGGTATCATTGCATCATGGTGGCGGTGTTGGAATGGGCTTCTCCCAACATTCAGGTGTGGTGATTGTCTGTGATGGTACGGATGCGGCAGCAGAACGTATTGCCCGTGTGCTGCACAATGACCCAGCGACAGGCGTGATGCGCCACGCGGATGCGGGCTATGACATTGCTATCGAATGCGCCAAAGAGAAAAACTTAAACTTACCTATGCTAAAAACACGTTAA
- the hutC gene encoding histidine utilization repressor yields MTAEKKPKLKTPVPLYLQVKQSIIEKIQSGEWQANDRVPSEAELVVQFDCSRMTANRALRELTAEGLLVRLQGVGTFVAEPKGQSALFEIHSIEDEILARNHQYSCKINKLEQVSASVTLAKELNISPETPVYHSVIVHLENDIPVQIEDRFVNALAAPDYLKQDFLTITPHDYLSRVAPLTQGEHIVEAVEADDRSARLLQVHVGASCLQITRRTWSQSHIVTSTKLLFPGHRYKLKGSFSS; encoded by the coding sequence GTGACAGCCGAAAAAAAACCGAAGCTGAAAACTCCTGTTCCATTGTATTTGCAAGTTAAGCAGTCAATTATTGAAAAAATACAATCAGGAGAGTGGCAAGCCAACGATCGTGTGCCTTCAGAAGCCGAGTTGGTAGTGCAGTTTGATTGTAGCCGAATGACGGCGAACCGAGCCTTGCGGGAACTGACCGCTGAAGGGTTATTGGTGCGTCTTCAAGGCGTTGGCACCTTTGTTGCCGAGCCGAAAGGGCAATCTGCCTTGTTTGAAATCCACAGCATTGAAGATGAGATCCTCGCCAGAAATCATCAATACAGCTGCAAAATTAACAAGTTAGAACAAGTCAGTGCATCAGTGACACTGGCTAAAGAGTTAAATATTTCCCCAGAAACGCCGGTTTATCATTCCGTGATTGTCCATTTGGAGAATGATATTCCAGTACAAATTGAAGACCGTTTTGTGAATGCGCTGGCAGCACCGGATTATCTGAAACAAGACTTTCTGACCATCACTCCCCACGATTATTTATCCCGTGTTGCGCCGCTGACTCAGGGCGAGCATATTGTTGAAGCGGTAGAAGCGGATGACCGCAGTGCCCGGCTTTTGCAAGTGCATGTGGGCGCATCGTGCCTGCAAATTACCCGCCGAACATGGTCACAAAGCCATATCGTGACCAGTACTAAGTTATTGTTTCCCGGTCATCGATATAAACTCAAAGGCAGTTTTTCCTCATAG